GTGAAGTCCATTTTTGTCAAATCTGCAAAAAAGGTTTTGGTCAAATGTCTAATCTCAaagcacacatgagaactcatataAAAAAGGAGGCTTTTTCTAGTCTAACAATTAAGTAATAATTCTCAACTTaagaaacagtaaaattgtAGGattaaatcaggatcagctttaactgaataaaaaacagattgtaaatttaatttaaatatacttttaccAAAGTAAAATTAAGACCAATACAAAAAGTCACAAGACATTATTTGCTGCAAGTTAACTGGAAATTTTGCATACACGATGAAGACAAATCAAATTTAACCAGACAAACTGAGCTTTTActacatgaacacaaacagactCCATACTACAGCACATCAATGCAATAGTTCAGCTAAAAGAAGGCAGAAGTGAGTATAGAATACAATGAAATGAAGGATTCTTACGCGCAAACTGACATCTTGTTTCCTGATATATtattgaaaaacacttttttgaaaTTGATTCACATTTCAATGTATGTACAATAGGTTTCactgtttaaaatgatttaatcttCATCTACTTAATGACTTACTCCTGGTTGTAGTGTATGATGATACAATGTGTATGTTGCCATGACGGCACTAGaagtattttgtatttaacaCTTTTTCAAGTGGTAGTTGAACGtttctttgttgtttaaaaaaagtagtgacTGCCGTCTATATTTTTTGGGTCATGTGAGCAAGTAAtttcttttaggattttttttttccagaaatgtaaataaaagtgaatatAGAAATTGGCTGAAGATCTAGTAGATGTTAAACTGTTCTATTTAATTTTCAGTGTTCTATTCTAATATTTGCTGTGAACAATAAAGTGGATGTGAACATCaatcagaagtgtggagtcttgaGATTGATCAGAAGTTTCCCTCATTTTAAATGTCAGCCTCATGCTGCGTTTCCACTGAGGGCGGCGAATTGTCGCGAATTTTGCAGGGTGGCGAATTGCCTGAGCTTGACACCTCaactgcatgtgggaggagcttccagttaatgtttttagcctgattgctacatggaccggtgtctgtgtatatctcacttagaatgatgCTAAACATCAGAcagatatttgtatttatggaaTTAATGGAACTCAGAAGTACAATCATCACAAATTATCATTGgttacatattttattattaccttaaaaagttaattttaattttgtttatttctctgggacagtgcacatcaaattaaaacagcttttttatctgttgtcccCCTACAGAAgttaaaaattaatgtaaaacacATAATAAAATAGATCATACTGAGAGGGTGAGGGGTTTTAAAATTCGACCAAATGTTAACGACAAACCTGACTTCCTGTTCTTGTTTGGTCTCACTGCTGCTCAGCGGTCACTTTCTTTATTGctgagtcatctcaaacactcCTATTGTGACCAATCAGGGTTTCAGATTTGGGAGTGGCGCATAGGTGGCGTCCAGACATGTAAAGGAACAGAACTGTGAAAACAAGatgcctggagcaagatttgcaggaattgcaccgctttgactttACACAAACAGGTTCTACCTATTGTAGGTGATGGATGAGCGCTAATAAACAGTTCAAAACCAAAAGAGGAGGAATCCACCACCCTACCACGACCTCCCTACGTGGTGCTGGTCCTGTTTGTTTGCCACTGGCAGGATGTGCATTCAGAGAGGTTCAGACCACATCCTTTGATGACCAGGTTCCAGTGGGCTCACTGGCTTATCACGGCTGTCTTGAACCTGGAAGGCAAAACCTTCAAATCCATGAAATTATAGTTTATTTAGATACCTGATTGGATCTTCTCCCATCCTGAGCGGAGAACCCGGACCTGGACATTGGTGACCTGTGAGGAGCTCATAAGTAATAACCTGTATGAAGAACCCTAATGCTCTTGAGCACTAATGGTAAAGTGTTGACCTAATTTATTTGTGTCTGTGCACAGATTTCTGCCACTTTAGGTTTGGAAAATGTTGTTCCTTCTTTCAACCTTCCCTTGTAACTGTGGGTGGTTCACTGTATCAAGCTTGTGTTGGAGCTCCAACGCTTGTTTAACACATTGTAAATcagttttgtatttgtttgttcatttattttatcaatttatgCCCCATATTTTGATGAGTGTAATttgcacaacaaaaaaattagataCATGATTGGGAGTCATCAGTTTAGAAGACTGTAGAGAAATAAGATATGCCTAAATCAACCAAGTGCACGACGAGAACAACGTGAAAAGATGTCATTAGCAAGGCGGGGCATGAGCCATCGTCgtgtgaatgagtgtgtgagTGGGAATATCTCATTCCAACCAAAAGAGGTTGTACAATGCCTGTTCAGTGGATGTACTACACAAGATTTCTGCACCCTACTGCATGAGGTAGAAGCCAGAAGTACTACTTAACAAGAACACATTGATAACTATTCTCTCAAATTGGCCACAAGTCCCTGCAGCAGCAAAACTGATCAAATATGGGAAACACAGAATCAAAAAAGGATCCAAAACACAAGACTACAAATTTATGGAAGCAAAACATCCGGGGTTAGTTAACTTCCTATCCGTCCAACTGGCAGCTGCAAATTAACTCTATCCATATGTGAGGAATTAatggaaacaaataaatcaaataaaaaaaggaccctaaaaggcaaataaaaactgattaccAGTTGCATATAAATggttaaatgtaacaaaaagtcaaagcaaaaacaaaaaataaacaaaaaaattaaattaaagggaAACAGATAATGAAACCGTAGTACAAGCCAGACAAAGACAAGTCCAACAGCAGAAAGACCCTGAGCCGGTGGGAGTTGGGTTGAGTCTTGTTGGTGAAGGGTTATCCTCTGGAGAAATTGCATTCAGATTCATCCTTGAAGGATCCCAAGTTAGcataaaatgttagcatgaaaGAAATGAATAGCTGGACTCCAAATTAGTTGCAGTAAGACTTATTcaatctaaaatacattttattacaaattgtCTTTTCCAGCCCACACTGGtcctgaaataaataaatatattctgaAATATTTCAATGTCCAATTGactatttcaatattttaatgccacatatattcaaacatttattgatttccaattGTATCTATTTAATTCAATggtgtatgtatttattttaaataggttaaatcacacatacatgtaggaaagactccacacttctgactgatgttcacgtccactttattctttaCAGTAAAGACTGAGACAGAACACTGAGAACTAAAAAGAAGAGTTGAGGAGTTCAAACATCTACAAGAAAACACGCATCACACAagacattctcatccccaagccatctcatactgacgtttggataaggacccctccgcgtcactttttacGGTGTTCGTAAAATCAAAGGTCCACAACCCTTATGGACTCAGTATCGCGTCTGGTACTGGCCCATGGGACGCGTCCAGCATCAATACCCAAAcctagtaccctaacccagcaccagatacaggatgtggtaccagacctGAACCTGGGCCCGATGGCGGATGCAAAACTGGTGCCAAATTAGGGTACTAGTGTGCTAAgcgtcccagtactggaccagttctgttGGGgtagttggggacacccaaaatgttaaCCAACaatcaatatgtgacaacttggggatgagaatgtgttggaattcaagacaaaaacatgaGTCTGTTTCAAAATCGACATATTCCTTAAAacgtattttgaaaaaataatttcctcaAAAAACAATTACTCGATtgattcaacaaaataaaataaactgcaggttttttttttgctcaaaacaataaagaaattaCCACTGAAACATATAAGTAAGAACTAGAGATGTGTAAAAAAATCTTCtggtgttgtcatggtaacactcagtttcagacaaaaatacacaatatcTTAGCAtagaataaacaacaacaacaacaacaaaaattaaatctaCTAGTGAAAATCAATCACTAAAGAATTGAACATTGTCTTTGAATAGTGGTTTcacaacatttctttaaaaattaaaagtcctcatggaaaaaaataaggatttctAAACAGCTTATCAGCAGACGGAAGTCTTGCTATAGAGTTAATTGTATTCTACTGACTAAGAAATCCTTTAAAGCAGGAGTGGGTAAACTGTGGTCTGAAActaaaactatttaatctgacctcccaaactggaataaattatattggcAATAcctattaatgttttattttttggtgcgTCCTAATAGATGCTTTACTACAAATATATTGTCCTTTGTTTAGATGCAAAGAGTTAGTCTGCCTTCACATAGTGTTGGAAATATTTGGTTTCGTGATGTCCATGTGTTTTTCGAAttggacagtcatttttccaaacaCCACACAAATTTctctaagtttgtttttttctctaaaggtGATCAACTGATACATGAATTTGGCAATTACAATTAGAACGTAATtgacagttttgaaataaatatttaaaaatttcctgttttaaagTGCATGCATTTCTTTTCCCTCGAAattaaaacatgcttttattaaaattccATGTTATTTCATGCACTTATGAAGTGGATTGCATACATGCCACATgcctctcctgtgtgagtttgCATATGTCTTTTGAGATTACATACATgactaaaatgtttatcacatttattacaagaaaaaaggcttttctcctttgtgagttctcatgtgtgcttTGAGATTAgacatttgactaaaacttctatcacattctttacacgaaaaaggcttctctcctgtgtgagttctcatgtgtctcttaagattatatatttgaaaaaaacttgtattacATTCTTCACAAgcaaaaggcttctctcctgtgtgagttctcatgtgttttttgagatcGTATTTACGACTAAAACTGGTACCgcattctttacaaaaaaaactcttctctcctgtgtgggttttcatgtgtgttttgagattacAGTCAtgactaaaacttctatcacattctttacacgaaaaaggcttctctcctgtgtgagttctcatgtgtctcttAAGATCacatatttgataaaaacttgCATTACATTCTTCACAAgcaaaaggcttctctcctgtgtgagttctcatgtgtcttttaaGACTAGACATTTGACTAAAGGTTTTATTACAttctttacaaaacaaaatcttctctcctgtgtgagttttcATATGTCTTTTGAGACTGCATACATTACTAAAATATTTGTCGCAttgtttacaagaaaaagacTTTTCTCCTTTATCAGTTTTCATGTGTCTTTGAAATCTACTTGCATGACTAAAACTTCCATcatattttttacaagaaaaagtattCTCTCTTGTATGGATTCTCATGTGACTTTTGATCTTAGAAAAGTACCTAAATTCTTCACCACATTCTTCACAGACAAAAGGTTTCTTATCAGATGTAGATGTCATGCAGACAGACAagttgtgtgtaattcttgttCTTTCACTATACTTTTTGAAGGAAAGTGTCTCTTCTTCTGGGGATTGTCTGCACTTCTTAGTCAAACTTGCcttctttgattttttactAACATCAGAGTCGCTCTTACTccccacactttggacatgacttctgtttcttctcttcctctgatcgctgttctgtggctctgtctcttcatctggagttgatgttgattcttcatgttggtttccttcttcatcctgaaaATCACTTACATTAAACCTCTGCTGTTTGTTTAGATCTGATTCACTGTTCTTGTTTACCTTAATGgcaggaatctccatcaaggtttcagtctcctgcttcagatcaagctgatcttcatcctgactgatgcagaacccttcctgctcctctttaatctgtgaaGGTTCTAGTTCCTCCTGTTCCACTTTAAAGTTCATCTGCTGGCCGCAGAGATCTTCCTCTTTAAGCACAGTTTGCTGAGGGGCgactgcagggacacaaacacaataagaagCCCTTATGATATGTATTCGTTtgagggaaagaaaaaaattggttgCGTAAAGAGtttgaagggaaaaaaggaGGGTGGGGTGGTAGCACGGCCATTTCTTAGAGAAACTGGTGAAAGGAAACTcatatttctcagtcatttcaaCATCAAATTTATGTTGTGACATTCAAGGCCGGTCCTGGATATAGGTGACATGGGCAGCTGCCTGGGGTGCCATCTGGGGGAGGGGGAGCCAAATTGCAGTGATTAAATACACTgatcacaaaaattaaaggagcactttgaagaaacacattagatacatcagatctcaatataaAGTtagatatctatacaaataacgacagggcagtatcttaggaacaaaaggatgccaagtcttttaatggaaattaaaagttttcagcctacagaggctcaattgtgtagacaccatacaatcagagtgaaatgaagacgtggcaggctagtccattttttccaagaaATTCTGCCTTTCAATAGGAGAATGTCCGTTTTACAACTTTCCTCTGTTCAGGAACAGCTTAAGTAGAACGGGAACTTAATGTGATTGATTCTTCAATCTCGGTAAATTTTAAGTAGCTGGTTTAAACGTATGTCTTAAGGAGAGAGCTGAGCCTTCTCAGTTTAATTATGATTCCCCTGAGCACCTGATTCCAGCCAAGTATACCAGGAAGGTATTCTCTGTACTGATCACTACGGCGTTGAGTGGCAGCTTTTCCCTAGCTTAAGTTCTGTCTCCGACTCCAACATTGCCAAATGCCACATATAGTAAAAACCagaagacttttatttattttggaaccataaatatttgaaatccaaataaaacattttgaaaaaaatattggtgtttggccaaaataagtaaaatgtctaaaactttttgctattctaaaataaacttgattattttcagcttcaaatgctcctgttttttaggtttcaaaactcaaaatgttaagttcaaattttttttcagttcaaaatctttttttttaattattaacttCCGTTTAAACACTTTTAGGCCCGTTGTGGCACGTTTGGGCGGGGCTAACTTCAGTTCTGGTGCATTTACTGACTCAGAGAACTGTGATACTTATGGCcagaaaatggctgtattgtctgtactatcatagtctgaagttgtacCAAGACAGgagtaaaaagcagttttatagCGTGCAAACTGAGCATACAAAATACAGTTCAAGcccattcaaaaaaaaaaaaaagaaaaaggagagcAACTTCCACTTCCAGTAATGATTGGAGCTCCTCCATCCACCATCTTACCCGCAGCTGGGTCCTTCTAAAAAGTTTTGCAACtgaattttcagattcgaaaaagaaaaaaagttttgaaatttttagGTTTGAAACctagaaaaagaaatatttgaagctgaaaataattgcaaacatttttggacattttaagttttttttggctatacaccaatatttttttcaaaactttttatttgagtttcaaatatttaaggCCCTAATTTGGCTCCACAGGTTAACATTAAGACTGGAGGCTAATACCCAGACACTAACTTCAGCTGcgtctgacttttaaaatatgagtaacatttttttttttttaaaaacacacaaaatgacaCAATGGACgttaaactgttattttctagatatgagattaaaaatgcatcaacTATGTCTGtaacattattattatgattgtATGCAAAACGTTCAAGAGTCAGTCGCAGCATATTAGGCAGATGAGCTTGGTACATGGAAACGATCtccataaatccatattttgagGAATACTCCTCCTTTTGTTTGTAAACAGCAAATTTAAGTTTCTCTCAAGTCAAAGGATCTTCTTCTGattcctcactggctctttttcttctcaaataaACTTTTCCAATATGTCTTCTTGTTTGGCTTTTATTAGCTATTAGATTGGGGCTTTTAACTTAGCTAGCGGTCTGAGCAGCCACTTTATGTGACGTGACACAGCAAGACATGCAGATGTGGTGAACGGAATCCactagttttccaaaataaaacagtgacaaaaataaaaatgcggAAATAATCAAAGCTACTGTATGCATATTTGCTTTCTGTCTGCGGCCCAATACCAAGCAACCCTTGGACTGGTACCGATCCACAGCCAAggggttggagacccctgatttaatgggaacaggcagcacatcaaaaaaatgatcaattgaGGTCACCCAACGTGTCAATATTTGGCGTGGAAGGCCCGGAaaatactagggctgggtatcaattctaatttccagaaactattcaattcaccagagcctgaatcaatttgattccaatttttttaaattaatttgattctTCAtgcaattcaattttgagtttacacatttgtttagaaatacattaataatctactatatgatttgaatatatttatattaatcagatacagttcacatactgttaAATGTTAGCGAAtcaatgagattgttaatatcatacagtgttacatggattctctaaaggagaaaatctaataaaaatgttcagatctttaacattataaacattgttctgcttctcctgtaggacgtttcagtttggccactaggtagAGATTGTGTTATAGCATTAAacctttttccagaagaagaagatattatgaggaaaaaaaacaatgttttagaccaaaaatagttactgtaaaaaatatttccttgagagagtttggaaagttcatgGATGTGAGTttctaaagatgttcatttagtcagcaatgtatgcttAGGTCAACCAAGCATTAGCGTTAGCCCTTCTATAGGGAATTACATTAAACATCACCATCAAGCTAGCAGAAGTTTGTTTTATGtactaaatcgatttatatttctTCTGAATCGactattgatctattaagcttaaatcgactCAAAACGCTAAATTGATTTTCAATCGACCCTCGAAAATACATCCATATATCTGAGAATGTGTTTTCAGGAGACACAAATATATAATCTTGTGTCATTATCATAGCTATAAAAACAAATGCCATGCCTTCTGATGTTGCCTTCTAGTGGTGACATACACTGACTAAGAAGTAGTGAACTTAGAATGGATCCTTGGGGAACCTCACTATTGATGTATGAACTCTTGGGGAGAaggtataaatataaaaaaccgTCTATGTATGGGGCTGGAATAAAAACCAGTTAGGAACAGTAGCAGAACAGTGACGTGCAGTTAGGACGCTGTTCCTCACCtgcaaaatatagcttaaaggTGCATGAATacaattatttacttttttaaatcaaatataaaaatttcattttatttttttagacatgtctaTTCTATATTGTATCtttatacagtatatttaaTTCTGTGGAATTCTGTGGAAGTTAATTCTTCAGGAAGTGACAGTGAAAGCAGTGGCCTACTTTCatgaggagtggaggtaatgcatttccaatgggggacctcaagactcgagaagtccagtattttttacagtcaatgctagCGACCCCATTTCCGGTGCAACAAAATGACAGCAATATTGGATATATGTATCTCTATATGTATTAGAGCCAGATGgcaactcagatgaggaaaacaatggATATTTTCTCTGTAGGTGGATGCAGTGAACATACCTGTAACGTTGATTTGACTCTGTACTTTCGAGATGAAATCCATCAGTCTGCGCTGACCACAGAGCTCCTCATTCTcattctggacgatggttccttcacagagtcttaaggtttcttcagcagcagaaagttgttctctgtCAGACTCTTTCTGATCaaatgaagacatggttcctgcagctgcaaaagatcttcagctccaacaaacaccaaagtcctctgaacagcagcagctccgatcatctgctagtctcacaatcacagaaaaaagctccaaacagaaacttttctccTGCTTTGAGATTTCCCTGAAAGTTCCTGTGATCCTGCAGGAGTCAGTTCTGCTcagcctgcagacaaacagaaaagactcTGGAAGCTTCCACATGGAAACTTCCTGACAAAGGAATCCAAGCAACAACATCTGATTGGTTCCTTTTGAAGCGAAAGCTGCAGCAGTCTTTCTGTGATTGGTTCAGCCGTCCCTCCCCCACTAGTCCACTGCACAGGGGTCAACATTCCAGGGGGGGTTGCTCATCTCATCTTCAGAGTCTCTTTCTATTGTTTCTGACTCAAtggctctttcaaaataaaggcttgTTTAACTAGTATAACTATACAGAGATCCATAGAAATACAAACATGAATCTTTGCAGCCGGTTTTACTGAGAACTTGACTGATACAAATCAAACTAGTTTCACTGTGCAGAGGCACAGAGGTTGTGTCCGACCCCCCCAAAATCGattgcactagaaatttcctagaggtctttgcgaaaaacttgcacgcatcaatgctcactagataagtgaatatagaccacaatgcattgcggttgaacaactttggacaaaaaaaaaatgtgtttatataaTAGtgaaataaaccatccacattttcaccatcagaacacagtggagtcataaagaaatgtcatgaaatgtttgtatttatgcaattttcaatttgtgaaatcggtgacattATATCtggtgcagaaaaacagaagaaaagtagtgagtatggtgtccaaattacttttaaaatccaggacactatatAATCCctcactatatagttttttagttgttaggggttaggggggaattcggacacaaccagaGATGTGGACATTTTATGGCTTGGAGCAAAGTTTACAAGGACAAGTGTTACGACCCCAATCTTCCCCTCTTCTAGGcctgtttgtctttgtgtgttttcctctttttgtttgcagGTCCTGGTTGAGTCTGAGTCTCCACCCTCTGGGCGGACCTGGCCAGTCCTGCAGAGGATGTAAAAGCTGCTGGGAGTCATGGTGTTGCCCCTCCCACCTGACAGATGAAGCTGCAGCCTGTCCAACCCATCAGCTTTAGCTTTAGTTAAATTAgatatatgttaaaataaaccttTGGTTAAGTCTTTCCCAGTCTTCCTCTTGTTTGTCATGACTTTATGGGGGGTTCCCTGTTCTCCTCACCATAATTCTAACCTTAACCTGTTCTCCAGGTTCATGTGGCCAacgaaaaaagttcagcgctggTTGAAcgtatttcaaaaatatatttttaaaaagtaatgtaaGAATGATGGATTTGTGACAAAGAACTGTTTCCTCTGCATGTTATTTCCATGTATTCTACTCCTCAACAAAAACAGAGTTGTTGCcaaaaaattctaaatccttaagaaataaaaccagcaaaatgtttcacaaatgaCTCTATACCTCACCAGCAACTCTCACCACGACCAATCCAATCCTAGTTTAATGAAGGTCTAACATCTCATCACCATTGCACCTTTCAGTCTTTATAACCTTTGTCCTATAGGAAGtgattttgtacatttttaacccAATTTCTGGTTCTGACCATTATTCTGCTCATAAAGAAACAACGCTAACatccaattcaattcaattttatttatatagcccaatatcacaaagaaaatttccctcattgggcttcatgcaggtaattttacagatgcagaacatttgtcataaaatattttcaatagcTAAAGACTAAACAATccaaataaaactggttattcctgcccctagaccaggggtctcaaactcaaatcagccgggggccactacaggcggagtctagttgaggccgggccgcatcaggattttctcaagaaaatcNNNNNNNNNNNNNNNNNNNNNNNNNNNNNNNNNNNNNNNNNNNNNNNNNNNNNNNNNNNNNNNNNNNNNNNNNNNNNNNNNNNNNNNNNNNNNNNNNNNNNNNNNNNNNNNNNNNNNNNNNNNNNNNNNNNNNNNNNNNNNNNNNNNNNNNNNNNNNNNNNNNNNNNNNNNNNNNNNNNNNNNNNNNNNNNNNNNNNNNNNNNtctttcatatgaagacgcgggccgcaaatcatcatcctgcgggccgcaaatggcccgcgggccgcgagtttgagacccctgccctagaCCCTCATTCCTGGTAagaaaaaacttctttaaaaacctgattcaggtaatttccagaaacgatttgacgcaattcacaagagcctgaatcgattcagattttttttttcaattcttttgattcaatttacttcaaatttgagcttacacatttatacacatttgtttagaaacacattaataatatactatatgatttgaataaatttatattaatctgataaatttcacatactgtaaaatgtattagtgaaataatgagattgttaagtaaatatttttctgcttctcctggaggatgtttcagtttggacactaggtgccaaatgcgctatagaagtacacattcaagaagaataagggaaaaaaaacaatattttatatatctattttattcataaaaatatacaaattcgtgcctgtgagtaaataaagatattcaattagtcagcaatgtatgatTAGTTCACATGAGtgttagctgtcctatggggaattccattaaatgttagcattaagctagtgGACTTGAGCTTGATATGCTTAATcaaattttgtcttttgttaaTTGCCAATTGACATTTATAATTTTGATCCAACCATGAAGGGACTCGAACCCTCAATCTTCTGATCCAAAGTCAGACACCTTATCCATTAGGCCACATGGTCTATGAGAAAACTTAGGATTAGCCACATAGCACTGTCATCCAGTGGACGACTTAATTGTTCCCCTCAACCTGTTAGGGGAAGCGTGGACTGACTCAAATTTAcactttgtggttttattttaaatcctaTTTCCaaataacttgattttttttcttggtaattATTGAGAATTTGTGGgggttttttctttaaatgtttgatttttgcttttaactgTTCATTATTTGGGGTgcaatgttctttttaaaatgtatttattactgTTCACtacaaaaagttttattttgggaaacaaattgtttttttatacccttttataaaaaaaatccgTCACTATTGGTgagttaccttttattatttacgttaaattattttcaacagcgttcagctgtcagctttgcctgTCAGTGCATGGCAAAGGCGCATGCGCACGTCACTTTGTATTGCAGCAGGAAAATCGAttagttttctgatttttcttttaacacccCCGTTATAATGCCCCGACTTTAAACTCTTTTCTATATCG
This Oryzias melastigma strain HK-1 linkage group LG2, ASM292280v2, whole genome shotgun sequence DNA region includes the following protein-coding sequences:
- the LOC112142239 gene encoding gastrula zinc finger protein XlCGF28.1-like isoform X1, which codes for MSSFDQKESDREQLSAAEETLRLCEGTIVQNENEELCGQRRLMDFISKVQSQINVTVAPQQTVLKEEDLCGQQMNFKVEQEELEPSQIKEEQEGFCISQDEDQLDLKQETETLMEIPAIKVNKNSESDLNKQQRFNVSDFQDEEGNQHEESTSTPDEETEPQNSDQRKRRNRSHVQSVGSKSDSDVSKKSKKASLTKKCRQSPEEETLSFKKYSERTRITHNLSVCMTSTSDKKPFVCEECGEEFRYFSKIKSHMRIHTRENTFSCKKYDGSFSHASRFQRHMKTDKGEKSFSCKQCDKYFSNVCSLKRHMKTHTGEKILFCKECNKTFSQMSSLKRHMRTHTGEKPFACEECNASFYQICDLKRHMRTHTGEKPFSCKECDRSFSHDCNLKTHMKTHTGEKSFFCKECGTSFSRKYDLKKHMRTHTGEKPFACEECNTSFFQIYNLKRHMRTHTGEKPFSCKECDRSFSQMSNLKAHMRTHKGEKPFFL
- the LOC112142239 gene encoding gastrula zinc finger protein XlCGF28.1-like isoform X2 → MSSFDQKESDREQLSAAEETLRLCEGTIVQNENEELCGQRRLMDFISKVQSQINVTVAPQQTVLKEEDLCGQQMNFKVEQEELEPSQIKEEQEGFCISQDEDQLDLKQETETLMEIPAIKDEEGNQHEESTSTPDEETEPQNSDQRKRRNRSHVQSVGSKSDSDVSKKSKKASLTKKCRQSPEEETLSFKKYSERTRITHNLSVCMTSTSDKKPFVCEECGEEFRYFSKIKSHMRIHTRENTFSCKKYDGSFSHASRFQRHMKTDKGEKSFSCKQCDKYFSNVCSLKRHMKTHTGEKILFCKECNKTFSQMSSLKRHMRTHTGEKPFACEECNASFYQICDLKRHMRTHTGEKPFSCKECDRSFSHDCNLKTHMKTHTGEKSFFCKECGTSFSRKYDLKKHMRTHTGEKPFACEECNTSFFQIYNLKRHMRTHTGEKPFSCKECDRSFSQMSNLKAHMRTHKGEKPFFL